Part of the Zonotrichia albicollis isolate bZonAlb1 chromosome 2, bZonAlb1.hap1, whole genome shotgun sequence genome, CCTCCTGAGTTATCATATCTGAAAGTTTATGAAAATAGAAACAAGAAGTTGACATTTTCTGTCCATTAAAATGCTGGCTCATTATATCACTGAATTTCTCTCCTCTGACTCCAGAGATATAGGCCTACATCTCTAAAGTTATTCTAGTATTTGAAGTAATTGTGAGCTGACAGAAAAAGAATCATTAGGGAATTCACTGCTCTTCACTGAGAGCGGAGCTGTACTTGGCAAAGGGTATCCCACATGAACAATTAAATAAGGATGTTGCAGCAAGAGGGCAGTTTTAGGGATGGGGTGGCTCTGCAGTAGTTTTGAAAGATTGGAGTTTATATGGTCAAGATGGagggatgggtggatggatggatggatggatggatggatggatggatggatggatggatggatggatggagtgACTAATTTTTGGTCACATATCTTCCATTGAAGATATGCTCTGTATTGCAGGTTCTCCGTGTGTATCTTTCGTatttgaagaaagtgggggtCCTGCTTGGAAGGACAGAGGATGGTCCTCCTGACTCCTTTTCCCTGACCTTGTCCTTCATCTCTAACCTCCAGCGATTTGTCACTCCACTACAAAAAAGACAGCAGAGGGGGATGCTGTTCTTTCACACTACCATTAGGGAGCTGCAGGTATCTGTGCCTTCAAGCTTGAGCAACACAATTACATGTGACTTTCATGACTTCATTCTGAAGATCCAGATCAAAAGAGATATGAGATGCTTTGTTTAAATGCCATTGTCTTGCAAATTACACTTGGAGCCTGTTGAGCTTTAAATAACCCAGTAACTTATGTTCTTTTACTCACAGAGTTTTTTCAGGCCCACAACTCTCTCCCCTCCCCAGTGCtaattccctttaaaaaaagtcAGTTCTCATCTTCAAGATGCATATTATAAAAACAATTTAACTTGTGGAAAGTATCTCTTGACATTATTGGGAAGACTATCCTGGTTTCCCTATTATTTCTTGTGAGTCAGTTTAGATTCATAGTTCATCATGTAAGCTTTGTTTTACTTGCAGGAGAAGGCACCTGCTATCGACTGGCTGGCGTGTCTCAAGGCTGTGTTCCATCCTGCACCAATGGACCTCTCTCAGCCAATTGCAGTGCATGACATGGATTACTTAAGCAACATGTCAAAGCTGATCGAGAAATGGCACAAGGGAAGGTAGGAGCCAATATCTATGGTTGCAGTTTTTCGTGCCCCAAGAAATACTTTCTTCAAATACCATAGGTTTAATAGATTAGAGGCTGCTGTGGTGGAGGCTGCTGGATCCAGTAGTCTAACAATTGCAAGGCTTATATCCACAGATTTGGCCAGTGCTATGGCTTAGCATATATTCCCAATAGGTTTGTATATGCATGCACCATGTATGAACACACATCTAAAATAGCATATTAATGTGTGTCACACAGAGAGGGAACACAGTGTCTTGCCTGGCACCCAAAGCACTCATATCAACATGAGCACAGAACTGATTCTATTCCGCAGCTCCAGCTGATCGGGATTGGTCAGTACTAGTGAAATATGTGTGTGCACATATTGGCTCACTCCAAGAGCTGGTCTTGGATATTTAGTCTTCTGTAGAGAAGCTGGCCAAGATCTCCTGGTGTTCACTTGGATATATCCCATGAATATATGATCCCCTGAGTCTTGCAGCCCTACTTTGGTGCTGGTACTCTGGTGTCTTCCTGTTACAAGCACACCTATACTGTAAGGTCTCTTCAGTACCTGCTCCTAACCACTAGTATTCCCAATAGCCAGCTCTCAGACTGCTGCTATCTCCAGAAGCTAGCTGGATCCAAAGTCCCTCCAATAGTCAACTCTCAGACTTGTCATCTCTCCAGCATTCAGTTCCATCTTCACACACAGTGACTAGAATGTTACTTAACAATAGCATTTAATAAGATAGGAGGACAAATCCTGGTTTCCATGTGCAGAGCTCAGTCGGGCAGACACCCTGGCAAGCAGTTTACACTCAACCATTCCTTCTTATCggctttcctctcccttttcccacaTATATTCTCCCAGTCCACTATGatccttccctttctctgccTTTGGTCCTTCCCATAAACATGCCATCATAAATCTTACATAATCCCACAGACCTCTCATAATATTCTGTATGTTTCACCCAGTCCTAAAAAGTATCCTTCTCCAACTTCCCATAAAGAATCCTGTGCCCCAGCAGGGAGTTACCCCTTAAGTCTCCACAGTGTTTTGGGGAGTTTCTGTATTCAACTCATATCAATCATCCCTCTTTGATAGCCCCAGGTGTATTCCATTCAGAGTTCTTTGTTGTCATTGTTCAGGTTCCTAGGATTTCTCTGCCTCAAGTTACTCCTCTGACACTTGCCTCTCTTTTGTGTTTATGGTTACCAGCCTTCAATCTTCTGTCTACAGGGTCCTTCACATTTATATGATTGTTTGTCTGGTTGGGAATCTCTCCCCAGCCCTTGACAGTCAATTCCAAGATGCACGCCTGGAGCTGTATAAGATCCTTTACGGAAAAATGGGGTCTAGAATGGTGAGTTAGCATTTCATCAGTTTCTTCAGCCTCCCCAACAGCTGAACACTGTAGCTCATGCCTTCTGAATGTTCTCTTGATACCTTAGACAGATGGAGTTCTTAGATCTGGGGAGAAAAACTGCTCTCTCATGGTCATAAAGAGCTTCTTTTTTCTCAAAAGAAATGTGTGAGTAGATATGACCCTCAAAAGTTTAGAGAGCTGAGTGTCCTGTATCATGGAATAGGGAAAAATATATAGATGGTCACCTTTCTTCTGTGGCTTTTTCTCTGCTAATATACAAATACTTGAGAGAAACTAAGTGGAGTAAATCAtaaggaaagaaatattttactaGAAATTTTTACTGTGGTAGCTTAAATAGAACTACATTACTTTTTCAATTTTAGACAGTGCTACTGTCAATTTCAGACAGTGCTACTGTCCACATATCCACATATAATTTTAATGATTTCCTAGTTCTTTGTCCTCACTCTCACGTGTCTCTACTTCTTTGTTCCTACAGATCCCAGCTGAGCGCTGGAGGAAGTGCTTGACTGATACCAGCTCTTTCTTTGAGCCAGTTCTAGGGAAGATGATTGTGCAAGAAATTTTCCCTGAGCAGACCAAGAAATTTGTAGGTATTCATCATCTTAACCCCTAAGCAGAGTTCAGCTTcacctctttctttttttgacaTGCGGCCTTAACACCACATTAAGGCAGCCAAATCACTTGTGGGTTTCCTACCTTTTAACCCTCTGCCTATGCACTTCCCTTCCTATTTTGGGAATATGTCAGAACAAGACATTGATGTCATTTTAAAAGAATCAGTGCTAAATACCAGCTATTATCTTTGCCTCAACTGTTAGAAAAGTCCTATGTGCACCACCAATAGCTATGATAGCCCTAAAAATCATGCAATCTTTGTATACTCCCTGGAATAATAGTATTAACGGTATTCATCACCAATGTGATATATCTCAATAAGATTTTCAATTGCAAAGATATTAAGCagtcattttaaaatattctgagtGGATCCACGGCAAAAAGAACACTTGCCTGCAGTGTGGAAAAGATTTCCTGTTTGAGAAGGGTTGAATCAGATTGCCATAATTTTGGAAAGGGAGACACCAGCAAGAAATACTTGTGGATACTGAATTTTCATTGCCTCCTCAAGAGGGGAGGCAATTATTCAATATTGAATGAGAAGGACTTGTCTCCCTCTTAATTACTGTGAGAGGCCAGATGAAAAGGTGTGTGGGAGAGAATGGTGAGCCCTGTGAGGAAAAACTGGATGCCAGATAGCTTAAGGCTAAATCACTGTAGAAAATGAAATCTCTCATCACGCACACACAAAATGGAATTTTCCCCCAGTTATTCTGTGGTTGAATTGCTAGAACATGGGAAGATGGTAACTAAGAGTGAGCAATGTCTTCGTGCAATTGTGACCATGCCTTCTTTTCTCCATGGCAGGCTGAGCAGATGTTCTCTGTGATCCAAGATGCCCTCTGTGACCGCCTGGATCAGGTGGAGTGGATGGATGAACAGACTCGCCGAAACGCTAAAGCCTTGGTGCGTGCAGAAGGCAGACATTACTGaggctttcctttccttgaagcCTCTGGAGAAGGAATGGAAGAGACCTACACCTTTATGTATTCCTGCCTGAATCTACAGGCACACAGTCTTAAACAGATGTCTTATTCATACTAAAAACTGAAGGCGGTTTTATAAGTGCCAGCAGGCATGGGGACATATGTTGATAGAGTGGCTCCATTTTTGTCTGTCCATGAATACTCTGAATAATTTTATTGAGATATAATTAAATTTTATACATCTAGTAAGGTGAAAAGCTAAAAAGCTGAATGGCAGAAGAcaatacaaagaaaaagaatagaACAACATCAGGCCTTAGGTTGTAGAGTtgagaaagcagagcagcaggacaagATGTCTTCTTGAAACAAGCTGTCCTTTTGAAGGGCTGACTCACAGATCATGCTCATGTTAGTTAGAAATAGCCTTTAAAAGGACTTGCAGAATGTGAAGCCTCCTATTGATAAAGTTTatttatgtttgtttgtttatttgttattattttaGGTATCTAAACTACACGTGGAGATTGGTTATCCAGCTCACATACTCCAGACTGACAAAGTGAACCTGGAATACCAGAAAGTGAGCTATATAATGTAAACATGCCTGCCTCATTATTGGCAGTTTACCTGTATCAACTGCTGTCTTGTCTGCTTACAAAAGAGGTTATGACCTCTAGAGCACATTTCCTATAGTTCATTTTTTGGGAACATATGGGACCACAGAGCCATTATCTGTTGCTTCTATATTGTTGCCTATACTGTTTCCTATTTAGACCTGTTGGCCtgataaaagtaattttttaccTGTTTGTATGTTCTCTTTGGCCTTCAGATAACATTCCTGTCATACTTTAAATTGAAGGTCTTTAGaaatgggagagaaaaaaactACAAGTATCCCATTGGTTTCTCTTCTGATTAACCCTTTTTTGATCCATgggacttttctttttttttaatttttctttttctcaattGCTCAATTCATTCCTCACTTATGCCCTATGACAGTCACATCCCCTGTCTCTTCCCTCAGCTGGAGATAAATGAAGACACTTTCTTCCTCAATGTGGTGGCTTGCTTGAAAGTACTGAGGGAAAATTCCTACCTGAAGCTCCTTCAGCATAACCCACAGAAAAAGTAAGTCAGATAGTGATCcaaaaaatataacaaaatcACATACTTGTGAACCAgctgaggttggaagggacctgtgGAGATCACCTAATTCAATgctcctgctcaaagcaggatTAGTTAGAGTAGGTCACTCAGAACTGTGATAACTGTATATCTCTCTTTTActgtggaagaggaggaagggcAGGTGGGAGCCAGTGGGCAGAATTGGATTCAATACCTCTGAAAGTGGTTTCACCAGTTCTGAATGTTGCTTCAAGTCTGCCTTGCTGCATCCTGCTTTAAAGAAACGTTGAATCTGTCAGGCTGTCCTTCATTGAGCCTGAGCAACGCTACCAAAGTACCCATCATAGTGAAGAGAGCacctctgaaaaaaacccactttttgGACCATGCACCCTTAATTAAGGGGGATAGCTGGTTCTCCTGGACTTCTTAACAAAGTCAACAGCAAGGCACCATGATGACAGGAATGCTGGTGGAGTCACCTCAAAGGCAGGACATGGGATGCTTTAGAAGGAAGGCAGCGTTGACAGATGGGCTTAGGCCTTACACCTCCTGCACAGTATTCTATGCACAACTTCACAGGAGGTTACTAATCCTAATTTACTTGACAGAGAAATTATGAGGGAGAATGTCTATGAAAACTAAGCTATTAGTTCTGATCATCTGTAAACAACTGAAGATTTATTTCAAACAAATAAACTCTAGAGAATGTGAATTTCATAATTTGCTGGTGCTGTGTGAACAGCTGAGCTTTTTTTGCAAGCTCAGTGAAGGAAAGGATCAAAGTGTGAGATAAGGCGTTAGTACAttctctaatttctctttttattttgcttctagCTGGCATGTGCACCCCTGGAGTGTGCATTCATACTATTCAATAAGCCACCACATGGTGGTCTTTCCAGCTGGAATGTTCCGCAGTCCTTTTTTCCACATGGAGTTTCCCAGGTATGGAGGGGTGTCAGAGGTGCAAGTTGAATGTAGTCCCTGGGCTGCACCATGCTTCCAGGAGGAATCTTAGCAGGCAGTCTGTCCCTAATTTCTTTCTCTCACTGCATCCCAGAAAGACACAGGAAAGGGGGGAAGCCCGGCTTTTTCTAAAGCCACATGGATACTGCTTGATGCATTCTGAGAGAGAGAGTGATCATTGACTCTGCTGAAGCAAAATCAGAATCTATGTGAAACTCAACTGACACAAAGATATTACTCCAGAGCAAAGAGGCAGAAGTCACATGTAGGTTAACTTCCACCTTTGCCTCTCATTTTCTAAATTCCAAGGATTCCTGAAATCTGACCCAGAGAACATAGGAGCCTCACAGAGCAACTTCTTGTCAGAAGTCTTTTTCAAATGTGTCACAGATCTTCTatctttgttttaaagaaaCCCTTTCTAGTAAGCAAATAGACTTTTAACTCTGAGTCTTCCCCTGCAATAACAACACTTCTCAAGACCATATTCCTCTGGTTCTGTTCTTTCATCATATGGAACAGATCTCTTAAGCAATATTTTTTCTGATAATAAAAGCACTCCAAACAGTTGACTGTAGACATATAATTCTATGTTCTTTTCGCCTATAGTGGATAGATACTTGTTCTAGTACCATTGTACTGAAAAATAAGCTCACATTGTGGCAAGAGGCTGAAGTTCAAAAGAAATATGTTTCAGTTAAAACTAATTATTTTCTCAATGATGATCTTCTAGTGCTTGCAGTATTTAAGTAATTTATTATAGAATGAAGAAAAGGACATCTCAAAAGAATagtagaaaagaaaattttttccAGTGGCATGGGCTGTCACTATATTTCTCTGTGAAAAAGTGTCTATGCCTTCTTATTCCTTTTGTATTCAGGTTAGTAAAGTACATTTTTCTCGCTGTCACCTCAGGTGAGTGGACTGATAAGTAAAACTTTATCAGCTTTTGGTGAGTTGGTACAATAGCATTTTCTCAAATGACGCTCCAGAGTTTAAACTTCACTGGCAAAAGCCAATTCAGGTGACTGtgaagataatttttaaaataagagcTCAGCAAAGCAGTACAATTGTTATAGAATCGTaaaaaggtttgggttggaaggaacctttaaAGATTGTCTAGTTCctcccccctgccatgggcagggacaccttccactagaccaggttgctcagagctccattcAGTCTGGCCCTGAACACTTCTGGGGGTGGAgcattcacagcttctctgggtaaaATTTATAAATTATCACCTACAGAGCTACTACTGAGTTCCCAGTGATGGAACAATGATCTAGTACAAAAATTTCATGCTTCAACAGTGTTAACCAGTGCATGGGAAGAAAGAATAAGCCCACAATTTCATATAATGGAAATGCATTTTGAGTGTTCTCTACCTTGTGATGGTATTGGTAAATTCATTGCATAGAACCATAGAAATTCCATTTGGAGGTTTCTAGGACAACTTCTTGGTTGTAGCAAGATTGCCAATGCTAGACCAGAGTAACTGCAGTCAGAACATCATGATTTTAATTTGCCTTGCCAGTTTTATGTATCCTTTCTCACTAGACAAAAGTTGCAAGATTGCTTCTCCAAACATCCTGCTTTTTGTGTAGTTACTGTTGTAGTTGCTGTTTGTGCAGCAGTTCAGACAGTAGAGGTTCAATAAGGACATaaatcaacaacaacaacaacctgTCATTACTAATGAACTAATAAAGGTAGAATCTCATTCATAGACTCTTCATTGTTATGATGGCTTATTAGCAACAAATACTTTAAAGTAAGCCCATAGTGCAGTTTTAAGCATACGTAGGATAATTCGCACTGGTCTTTGCACTTTTACATGCCTGAGTGACAATACATAGAATGTTTCTGTGTGGTCCCAGAGTAGAACACTCCTGTGGAGCACACAGTTGTGCTCAGTATAAGACTGCTCCTCTgccctctttttctttccaaaagcactcttttcatctttatttttcagCGCTGTGAATTTTGGAGCCATCGGGGTCTTCATGGCACATGAAATTCTTCACTCATTCTATGGTTATGGTGGGTACTGGCTGTGGTGTCTTCATTTACTCTTCTAGGTCCCACTGGTACTTCCCCTTAGAGGATCTGAATTCCTAGTCCTTACatcaatatatacatatattattAAGGTAGATGAACTTAAGGAAAACATATTTCAGTCCATGCTGGCTACTAGGAATAATCAGTGATTAGAATGAGGAACACAGGTGAGTGCCATAAATAGCTTTACTTCTAggacttttttcccccacagtgTTGCCTGAGGGCTGTCCTGCGTGCAACAGGAGTGCACTACAAAGCTCTATAGACTGCTTGGTTGAGCAGTATGAAAGTTACAGCTCTAATGTCAATGGCACCTTCACACTGTTGGAGAATACAGCTGACACTGGAGGGCTCGCCGTTGCTTACCAGGTATTGTGATTTACTTCTGCAATCTCATGGTCTGACTACATAACACACAAGATTGCCCTGCTGCTTCTTTCTCCCATGTTCCCCTCCAGCTCCAGATTTCTTGCACACATGTGCCAGTGGAGCAAGAGCCCAGCATGTCCTCTGTTAGCTCAGAGAGAGGTTCCTCACAAAGCTTAGCTCATAGTCTCAATATGTCCGTGTAAGACAACTTGTTCCCTTCACCATCTTTACTTCCCTGTTTAAATCATGCATACAAAAGCATGCTATTGTATATATGTTTATGTTATACTTGAGGAAATAAGCTGAGATATGAAACAGAATTTTGTGTGATGGTGAAATGACTCCATAGCAAGGTTTTCAGCAGTACCTTAGagagaatttttgtttcttcatgcAGTACTTCAGTTTACCTGCTGAGGGTGGTGTGAGATACCTAGGTCTAAAATAGTACTTGTTACATTCTTTCATGAAGAACattgggaagcagaaagtcttTAATTTATAATCAAAtacttgtgattttttttagaTAATTTTCATTCTCTCATAGTATAATTACCACATCCTATGACAATGTGTATTGGTATTGGTATCTGTGTAGCAGCATCTGAAATGGTAAGGAAAGTAATTATGTAATATTCTCCCACTTTAGATTTATTAAGggcatgggcagcagcagagagcctCAGAATGAGAGAGATACAAACTTGCTAATTGATTAAATATATATTAGATTGATAGATTTCACTGACAGAAGACATGAGCCTGTGATACTGTCTAAGAAAGACTTATAATTATCCATTTAATCTCTCCACAGGCCTATAAGAATTGGCTGAAAATGCACAAAGAAGAGGATTTACCTAAGATTGGACTTTCACATGATCAACTTTTCTACCTCAGTTTTGCTCATGTAATGAATTCTAGTCATGTGTCTTTTTCATTCTTCATTTCCTCCACACCCTTACAGTTTGTCTTTCTCAATATTCAATCACTTTCCCTCCTCTTCACAGAACTGAGAATGACCAATGATTCTGTGAGATACAGAATCTTATTTAGAAGCTAAAAATCATATTACAGCTCCTAACCTGTTACGGATCTCAAGCTAACAAAAGGCCTGTCTGCAAATATATCTTTTACAAAGTGCTGAATTCCACCAAAATTAGGTTGTAGCAGACAACTGTGTCAAGGAAAGCAAGCTTCTTTGCCAGCCtctgagtatttttttttgctgttgtgaGCAATCTTTTGCATGGACAGTAAAATCTAACTGTAAAAGTTATGTTTCTGTCCCTCCCTTCCTTCATTCACTTCTCTGCCATGGTGCATAGCTGGATGTCACGTCACTCTGATTGACTGATagtgaaaaaaatgtttcaaatgTTATTCAGAGACAAAGAACTAGAAGTACATGCACCCGTAGTTTGCTGTTTCTGTGGGAAGCTGCAGTAAATTGCGCAGCCAtgcacagctgtgctgccaaGTTCCCCATGATAAGAGGGTGGGATTTCTGTGCTCAGAAAATCACATCCTTATAAGTCACTCTATTTGTGCAAAGGGAGAGGTTTTGTGTGTTTATTAAGTCAGAGCAGTGCATGAAAAAAACAGCTTATTGGGTCTTTTAGAGTCTAAATGGCAGCTGCATAATTTGTTGATAAAAAATGCCAGAAATCCTGAGAATGAATACTTGGATTGCTAGTTTAACACCAGTAAAGTCACATAATCCTCCCCAAGTCTCTAGAGTAGTAATGGGATTTTGTGTAAGTGCACTCCTTTGTGGATGAGCACTCACTGATTTCACTTAAGAAGCTGAATCTAGATACTGAGACATCTTTACCACTTTTTAGATAGAGTCCAAGGCTGCATGAGCCTAGCTAGGGTGGTctaaattttctgttttctggacTATGCAGTATAGAAAAAGTGCAGATGACTTGTCAGAGAGTGAAATGGGGAGAGAGAAGTttaaggaaagagaaaacaatcCAAAGAAAATCTTGTTTCAGCCATGTATGCAcatttccttgttttctctaGTGCCCTCTGACACGTGCACAGGCATGAGGAACCCTAAGTCTTGTTCACATGAGGACTTTCAGCCAGACTGACTCTTCTATTTTGCTTCCCTTCAGGCAATGTGTGGACACCAGGATCCAGAGAAGCTCCAGTCTTCCCTGAACACAGATCCACATAGTCCCTTGCCACTTCGTGTCTCTGGGCCTGTCAGCAATAGCCAGGACTTTTCCAAGAGCTTCCAGTGTCCCAGTGGAGCCCCAATGAACCCAGACAACAAATGCCGCATCTGGTAGCGTGcatggaagaggaggaagagagatGTGATCCCAGGGAGAGGAAGGCCTGACACATGGAAATATGACCATCTTCTCAGGGCCTCTAGGGTGGCATGGTGCTCTTATTCACTcctttgccttccttttcttgtTATCCTTTCCTCAGCATTTGATGGCAGGGAAATTCTTAAACTGATCTCACAAGGAAGGGATCTCCTCCAAGGCTCTCAGCGCTCTGTCCCAGATGTGTGACAAGTCCCAGGGCAGCAAGGTGACTGGGCAGTTTCCAGTAGGCAACAGCTTGTGAGGAGTTGTGAACAGAAAGACTGCTACATTAGTAGGCCCTCTGTTTAGTGCATTTACCTgtctgctccagcagccccacagtCCTGTAGAAAGGGCAAGTCAATAAACAGGAGCTGTAAGACTTGTTCGTATCTTACAATAGCTCTTGGGGAAATCCTGTGGGTTACTGTGCAAA contains:
- the KEL gene encoding kell blood group glycoprotein isoform X3, with the translated sequence MPSGEKPTSVCTSRSCGAESDPALLERLLNSRNDTVNPCENFYKYACGRWEGKQSSRTREESLNVFDVLLEENLLILKRLLERPQFGIRGSAKEKAIRFYRSCMDTELIESQGAQPLKDLLNEVGGWHNTGVGETKDFNETLQILMSRYSTFPFFRVHVGPTPFDPKTNIIQIDHPEFDIPLESEFKEKNYLEVLRVYLSYLKKVGVLLGRTEDGPPDSFSLTLSFISNLQRFVTPLQKRQQRGMLFFHTTIRELQEKAPAIDWLACLKAVFHPAPMDLSQPIAVHDMDYLSNMSKLIEKWHKGSLQSSVYRVLHIYMIVCLVGNLSPALDSQFQDARLELYKILYGKMGSRMIPAERWRKCLTDTSSFFEPVLGKMIVQEIFPEQTKKFAEQMFSVIQDALCDRLDQVEWMDEQTRRNAKALVSKLHVEIGYPAHILQTDKVNLEYQKLEINEDTFFLNVVACLKVLRENSYLKLLQHNPQKNWHVHPWSVHSYYSISHHMVVFPAGMFRSPFFHMEFPSAVNFGAIGVFMAHEILHSFYGYVLPEGCPACNRSALQSSIDCLVEQYESYSSNVNGTFTLLENTADTGGLAVAYQAYKNWLKMHKEEDLPKIGLSHDQLFYLSFAHAMCGHQDPEKLQSSLNTDPHSPLPLRVSGPVSNSQDFSKSFQCPSGAPMNPDNKCRIW
- the KEL gene encoding kell blood group glycoprotein isoform X1; protein product: MSTVPQTCDQELRTGAKKERCLQGKSLLLCALLVSTLLGFTLLITYLVMTCALGSCGAESDPALLERLLNSRNDTVNPCENFYKYACGRWEGKQSSRTREESLNVFDVLLEENLLILKRLLERPQFGIRGSAKEKAIRFYRSCMDTELIESQGAQPLKDLLNEVGGWHNTGVGETKDFNETLQILMSRYSTFPFFRVHVGPTPFDPKTNIIQIDHPEFDIPLESEFKEKNYLEVLRVYLSYLKKVGVLLGRTEDGPPDSFSLTLSFISNLQRFVTPLQKRQQRGMLFFHTTIRELQEKAPAIDWLACLKAVFHPAPMDLSQPIAVHDMDYLSNMSKLIEKWHKGSLQSSVYRVLHIYMIVCLVGNLSPALDSQFQDARLELYKILYGKMGSRMIPAERWRKCLTDTSSFFEPVLGKMIVQEIFPEQTKKFAEQMFSVIQDALCDRLDQVEWMDEQTRRNAKALVSKLHVEIGYPAHILQTDKVNLEYQKLEINEDTFFLNVVACLKVLRENSYLKLLQHNPQKNWHVHPWSVHSYYSISHHMVVFPAGMFRSPFFHMEFPSAVNFGAIGVFMAHEILHSFYGYVLPEGCPACNRSALQSSIDCLVEQYESYSSNVNGTFTLLENTADTGGLAVAYQAYKNWLKMHKEEDLPKIGLSHDQLFYLSFAHAMCGHQDPEKLQSSLNTDPHSPLPLRVSGPVSNSQDFSKSFQCPSGAPMNPDNKCRIW
- the KEL gene encoding kell blood group glycoprotein isoform X2 codes for the protein MSTVPQTCDQELRTGAKKERCLQGKSLLLCALLVSTLLGFTLLITYLVMTCALGSCGAESDPALLERLLNSRNDTVNPCENFYKYACGRWEGKQSSRTREESLNVFDVLLEENLLILKRLLERPQFGIRGSAKEKAIRFYRSCMDTELIESQGAQPLKDLLNEVGGWHNTGVGETKDFNETLQILMSRYSTFPFFRVHVGPTPFDPKTNIIQIDHPEFDIPLESEFKEKNYLEVLRVYLSYLKKVGVLLGRTEDGPPDSFSLTLSFISNLQRFVTPLQKRQQRGMLFFHTTIRELQEKAPAIDWLACLKAVFHPAPMDLSQPIAVHDMDYLSNMSKLIEKWHKGRVLHIYMIVCLVGNLSPALDSQFQDARLELYKILYGKMGSRMIPAERWRKCLTDTSSFFEPVLGKMIVQEIFPEQTKKFAEQMFSVIQDALCDRLDQVEWMDEQTRRNAKALVSKLHVEIGYPAHILQTDKVNLEYQKLEINEDTFFLNVVACLKVLRENSYLKLLQHNPQKNWHVHPWSVHSYYSISHHMVVFPAGMFRSPFFHMEFPSAVNFGAIGVFMAHEILHSFYGYVLPEGCPACNRSALQSSIDCLVEQYESYSSNVNGTFTLLENTADTGGLAVAYQAYKNWLKMHKEEDLPKIGLSHDQLFYLSFAHAMCGHQDPEKLQSSLNTDPHSPLPLRVSGPVSNSQDFSKSFQCPSGAPMNPDNKCRIW
- the KEL gene encoding kell blood group glycoprotein isoform X4, which gives rise to MDTELIESQGAQPLKDLLNEVGGWHNTGVGETKDFNETLQILMSRYSTFPFFRVHVGPTPFDPKTNIIQIDHPEFDIPLESEFKEKNYLEVLRVYLSYLKKVGVLLGRTEDGPPDSFSLTLSFISNLQRFVTPLQKRQQRGMLFFHTTIRELQEKAPAIDWLACLKAVFHPAPMDLSQPIAVHDMDYLSNMSKLIEKWHKGSLQSSVYRVLHIYMIVCLVGNLSPALDSQFQDARLELYKILYGKMGSRMIPAERWRKCLTDTSSFFEPVLGKMIVQEIFPEQTKKFAEQMFSVIQDALCDRLDQVEWMDEQTRRNAKALVSKLHVEIGYPAHILQTDKVNLEYQKLEINEDTFFLNVVACLKVLRENSYLKLLQHNPQKNWHVHPWSVHSYYSISHHMVVFPAGMFRSPFFHMEFPSAVNFGAIGVFMAHEILHSFYGYVLPEGCPACNRSALQSSIDCLVEQYESYSSNVNGTFTLLENTADTGGLAVAYQAYKNWLKMHKEEDLPKIGLSHDQLFYLSFAHAMCGHQDPEKLQSSLNTDPHSPLPLRVSGPVSNSQDFSKSFQCPSGAPMNPDNKCRIW